A window of the Verminephrobacter eiseniae EF01-2 genome harbors these coding sequences:
- the rhmD gene encoding L-rhamnonate dehydratase, producing the protein MGMPFIKHVRAFTVRGGGADYHDQGGGHWIDDHIATPMSKYPEYRQSRQSFGINVLGTLVVEIEASDGTVGFSVTTGGDLGCFIVEKHLARFLEGARVTDIEKMWDQMYSATLYYGRKGIVINTISGVDLALWDLLAKIRKEPVHALLGGPVRDELIFYATGARPDLARQMGFIGGKMPLHHAPAEREEGLAKNLDMIGDMRSKVGKDFWLMLDCWMSLDVEYATRLATAARNEHGLKWIEEALSPDDYWGYAELRRNVPRGMLVTTGEHEATRWGFRLLLEMGCCDIIQPDVGWCGGITELIKISNLADAHGKLVVPHGSSVYSYHFVITRQNSPFAEFLMMAPKADEVVPMFNPQLLDEPVPVNGRIKASALDAPGFGVRLNPDIALHRPYPRQAA; encoded by the coding sequence ATGGGCATGCCTTTCATCAAGCACGTTCGCGCTTTCACCGTCCGCGGCGGCGGTGCCGATTACCACGACCAGGGCGGCGGCCACTGGATCGATGATCACATCGCCACGCCGATGAGCAAATATCCCGAGTACCGCCAAAGCCGCCAAAGCTTCGGCATCAACGTGCTCGGCACACTGGTGGTCGAGATCGAGGCCTCGGACGGAACGGTGGGCTTTTCGGTCACCACCGGCGGCGACCTGGGCTGCTTTATCGTGGAGAAGCATCTGGCACGCTTTCTCGAAGGCGCCAGGGTCACAGACATCGAGAAGATGTGGGACCAGATGTACAGCGCGACGCTCTACTACGGTCGCAAGGGCATCGTGATCAACACCATCTCAGGCGTCGACCTGGCGCTGTGGGACCTGCTCGCCAAGATACGCAAGGAGCCGGTGCACGCGCTGCTCGGCGGTCCGGTGCGGGACGAACTCATTTTCTACGCCACCGGCGCGCGGCCGGATCTTGCCCGGCAGATGGGCTTCATCGGCGGCAAGATGCCGCTGCACCACGCACCTGCCGAGCGGGAAGAGGGTCTCGCAAAGAACCTCGACATGATCGGCGACATGCGCAGCAAGGTCGGCAAAGACTTCTGGCTCATGCTCGACTGCTGGATGAGCCTGGACGTCGAATATGCCACTCGCCTGGCAACTGCGGCGCGCAACGAGCACGGCCTCAAATGGATCGAAGAAGCGCTCTCGCCCGACGACTACTGGGGGTATGCAGAACTGCGCCGGAACGTACCCCGCGGCATGCTGGTGACCACGGGTGAACACGAGGCCACCCGCTGGGGATTTCGTCTGCTGCTGGAGATGGGATGCTGCGACATCATCCAGCCCGACGTCGGTTGGTGCGGCGGCATCACTGAGCTCATCAAGATCTCGAACCTGGCGGACGCGCATGGCAAGCTCGTGGTGCCGCACGGCTCCTCGGTCTACAGCTACCACTTCGTCATCACGCGGCAGAACAGTCCCTTCGCGGAGTTCCTGATGATGGCGCCCAAAGCCGACGAGGTCGTGCCGATGTTCAATCCGCAACTGCTCGATGAACCCGTCCCGGTCAACGGTCGCATCAAGGCATCGGCGCTAGACGCTCCCGGCTTCGGTGTACGCTTGAACCCCGACATTGCCTTGCATCGACCCTATCCGCGCCAAGCCGCATGA